A single window of Oncorhynchus keta strain PuntledgeMale-10-30-2019 chromosome 34, Oket_V2, whole genome shotgun sequence DNA harbors:
- the LOC127914910 gene encoding enterin neuropeptides-like, with product MGHAIEGGTLPEMGLAIEGGTVPEVGHAIEGGTVPEMGHAIEGGTVPEVGHAQEGGTLPEMGLAIEGGTVPEVGHAIEGGTVPEMGHAQEGGTVPEVGHAIECGTVSEVGHAIEGGTGPGMGHAIEGGTVPEMGLAIEGGTVPEMGHAIEGGTVPEMGLAIDGGTVPEMGHAIEGGTVPEVGHTIEGGTVPEVGHAIEGGTLPEVGHTIEGGTVLEVGHAIEGGTLPEVGHTIEGGTVLEVGHAIEGGTVPEVDHAIEGGTVPEVGHTIEGGTVPEVGHTIEGGTVPEVGHSIEGGTVLEVGHAIEGEGGTVTVPEVGQVL from the exons atgggccatgctatagaaggtggtacaTTACCTGAAATGGGCCTTGCAATAGAAGGTGGTACAGTACCTGAagtgggccatgctatagaaggtggtacagtacctgaaatgggccatgctatagaaggtggtacaGTACCTGAAGTGGGCCATGCTCAGGAAG gtggtacaTTACCTGAAATGGGCCTTGCAATAGAAGGTGGTACAGTACCTGAagtgggccatgctatagaaggtggtacagtacctgaaatgggTCATGCTCAGGAAGGTGGTACAGTACCTGAagtgggccatgctatagaatGTGGGACAGTATCTGAagtgggccatgctatagaaggtggtacaGGACCTGgaatgggccatgctatagaaggtggtacagtacctgaaatgggccttgctatagaaggtggtacagtacctgaaatgggccatgctatagaaggtggtacagtacctgaaatgggccttgctatagatggtggtacagtacctgaaatgggccatgctatagaaggtggtacaGTACCTGAAGTGGGCCATACTATAGAAGGTGGGACAGTACCTGAagtgggccatgctatagaaggtggtacattacctgaagtgggccatactatagaaggtggtacagtacttgaagtgggccatgctatagaaggtggtacattacctgaagtgggccatactatagaaggtggtacagtacttgaagtgggccatgctatagaaggtgggacagtacctgaagtggaccatgctatagaaggtggtacaGTACCTGAAGTGGGCCATACTATAGAAGGTGGGACAGTACCTGAAGTGGGCCATACTATAGAAG GTGGGACAGTACCTGAAGTGGGCCATTCTATAGAAGGTGGTACAGTACTTGAagtgggccatgctatagaaggtg aaggtgggACGGTGACAGTACCTGAAGTGGGCCAGGTTCTGTAG